CGCGGCGGCTATCATCATCGGTCTGTCCCAGCTGGACATGCTTTTGGGCGTTCCCAAGGGCAGTGGCGAGTTTTTTCTGAAAGATGTCTGGGAGATGCTCGGACATCTGCCCCAGACCCATGTGCCGACCCTGGCCATGGGGCTGCTGGGTCTGGGACTGATGCTCGGATTGAAGCGGATTCCGGCCCTATCCAAGGCTGGCGTGCTCGTGGCCGTGGCCCTGACCACGGCCCTGAGTGCCTGGATCGGGTACGATCAAAAAACCCAGGCCAGGATCGGGGACATCGCCACGCTCCAGGCCCGGGCAGTGGTGGAGGCCTACGCGGACCGGCTGGAGCGCCTCGGAACCCTGGCCGCCGAGGGCGCGGAGTTGGCGGTCCGCGTCCGCGAGGAGTCCAAGGCCGGAAATGAGCGGGCCGCCGTCGAGTTGCGCCACGCCCTGGAGCTGCTCGATATTGATAAGAAAGCCCTGGAAATGGAACGCAAGGAATTGTTACGGGCGGTGCGGACGCTGCGCTTCACGCGGATCGAACACGAAGGCGGTGGAGACTTGCACGAGGTCGGCGCCACGCCGGCGGGTTTGTCCGGCGATGGCCGGGCCTGGCATATCAAACGCATCGAGGCCGGGGTACTGCATCTGGTCGGCGGCGGGGACGTGGTCGGCGCGGTACCGGCCGGCCTGCCGTCGTTCACCGTGCCCACCCTGGATTTGGACGCGGCCCTGCAACTCTTGGCCTCGGCCCTGATCATCGCCCTGGTCGGATTCATGGAGTCCATCTCCATGGCCAAGGCCATGGCCAGCAAGGCCCGACAGCACATCGACCCCAACCAGGAACTCATCGGTCAGGGTCTGGCCAATATCGGCGGCGCGTTTTTTCAGGCCTACCCGGCCTGCGGTTCCTTCACCGGCTCGGCCATCAATCTTCAGGCCGGAGCCAGGACCGGCCTGGCCATGGTTTGTAACGGAATTTTCGTGGCCGCGACCCTGCTTTTTTTCACGCCCCTGCTCTATCACTTGCCCAAGTCCGTCCTGGCCATGATCATCCTTCTGGCCGTGACCGGCCTGATCACGCCCCAGGCCTTCGCGCACACCTGGAAGGCCAGCCGGACCGACGGCCTCGTGGCCGTGGTCACCTTTGTCGTCACCCTGTTGGCCGCGCCGCATCTGGACCGGGGCATCATGGCTGGCGTGGCCCTGGCCATGGGCTTTTATCTGCACCGGACCATGTCGCCGCGCGTGGCCATTCTGGGGCGCTATCCGGACGGGACCCTGCGCGACGTGCGC
This genomic stretch from Deltaproteobacteria bacterium harbors:
- a CDS encoding STAS domain-containing protein is translated as MTDRVRRFFPFLTWFPVSSLVLRADLMAGVTGALILVPKAMAYAQLSGLPLYFGLYTAFVPAIVGALWGSSRQLATGPVAIISLMTAAAVAPLAVSNTPQYIGLALLLTLLVGLIQLLLGVVKLGTIVNFVSHPVILGFMNAAAIIIGLSQLDMLLGVPKGSGEFFLKDVWEMLGHLPQTHVPTLAMGLLGLGLMLGLKRIPALSKAGVLVAVALTTALSAWIGYDQKTQARIGDIATLQARAVVEAYADRLERLGTLAAEGAELAVRVREESKAGNERAAVELRHALELLDIDKKALEMERKELLRAVRTLRFTRIEHEGGGDLHEVGATPAGLSGDGRAWHIKRIEAGVLHLVGGGDVVGAVPAGLPSFTVPTLDLDAALQLLASALIIALVGFMESISMAKAMASKARQHIDPNQELIGQGLANIGGAFFQAYPACGSFTGSAINLQAGARTGLAMVCNGIFVAATLLFFTPLLYHLPKSVLAMIILLAVTGLITPQAFAHTWKASRTDGLVAVVTFVVTLLAAPHLDRGIMAGVALAMGFYLHRTMSPRVAILGRYPDGTLRDVRVHPGLTTSALITVLRFDGSLYFADAAHFEDAVLKAVAEHRNTRVLLVVGDAINFMDATGEEMLQHLVLQLRETGMDVVFSGLKRQVLEVMRGTGLYDLIGEDNIFATECLALNAIFARLGQDAEGDALYASVHATGC